ATCGGGCACGGACGACGAACCGAGCGGTCGACGACGCCTTCGATCCCGTCGCCTTCCTGGAGACCGCAGTTCAGCACGCCTCCCACGAGGACGTCGAGTCGATGCGGATGTTTCTCTGTGAGACGCTCGAGGAGCACGGGGTCACCCCGCAAATCGACCAGCACGGAAACGTAATCGCGACTCGCGGGCCGGCCGACGCCGACACCCACCTCGTGTTGAACACGCACATCGACACCGTCTCGCCGCACGTGCCGTTCGAGCGGGACTCGACTGGGGGTGAAGGTAGCGGCGAAACCGAGAACGGCGATGTGATCCGAGGCCGTGGCTCCTGTGACGCGAAGGGGCCGCTCGCCGCGTTGCTGTCGGCGTTTTTCGCTGTCGATCCCACGCACGCGACTGGCCGCGTCACGCTCGCGATCACCCCCGACGAGGAGGTGCTCTCGATCGGCGCGTACGAACTGGTGTCGGGCGCGGAGTCGCCGACGCGGGACGCCGACGCGGTGATCGTCGGCGAACCGACGAACCTCGACGTCTGTACGGCTGCCAAAGGGCGATTTCAGGGGACGATCCACCTGTCGGGCGCAAACGCCCACGCCGCCGAACCGGAGACGGGAGTCAACGCCGTCGCCGCACTCGAGTCCGCCCTCGCGGCGATCCGAACGTTCGACGACCGAGACGACGCGCCGCCGGCACACCCACAACTCGGCGAGGCGACGCTCACGCCAACCGTTGTCGAGGGTGGCGCGGCCACGAATCAGGTGCCGGCCGACTGCGCGCTGACGGTCGATCGACGGAGCGTCCCGCCCGAAACGGCCGACGGGTTCCACGCGGCGCTGACCGAGCAGCTGCGGATCGCCGTCCCCGACGACGTGGGTCTCGAGTTTCGCTATACGGACCGGCCGACGCCGTTTCTCGAGGCCTGGGACACCGACCCCGACGCGCGAATCGTCGAGGTCCTCTCGTCCGCCTCCGGCGGGGACGTCCGACCCTTTGCCGCCGCGACCGAGGCGTCGTACTTCGCTGCGGATGCGCCGACGGTCGTCTTCGGTCCGGGCGTCCTCGCGGATGCGGACGGAGCCGTCGCGCACGCCCCGCGGGAGTACGTCCGGGTCGACGCAGTTCGCGAGGCGGCGCGGGCGCTCGAGGAAACGGTGCTGACGATCGTCGAGTGAGAACCCGTCGTATTTCTCGAGCGAAAACCGGCTGCCCGGCGACCAACGGGTGGTTCGCCGCGAGCGACCGCGTCGCTACCACTTGAGAGAGATATAGAGGAGGGCGATCATGCCCAGAATTGCCACGATGAAGAGGGCAGCGGTCGCGACTTCCGGGAAGAGATACTCGACTATCGCATCGCTCATACTGATCCTTTAGAACAGTCGGTCAAAGCGATGTTGATCTCGATCCGTCGAGAGAACCTCATCGACATCGGATCGGACCCGACGCGAACGGTCCCCGACCGATCAGATCGGACGATTTTTGTCGGCCCTATCTAATTAGACAGCAACACGTGTCCCCCGCTGTCGCTGCTGCGTTGTGCTCCGTCACCCTCGTCGGGGCGGAGTCGACCCTCGTTACGGCCCAGTCGGTCGGCGGCGTCGACCTCCGTCGACCGCTTGCCGTCGCCGTCGGCTGGACGATCCTCACGCTCGTCGTCGGCGGAACACTGCTGGCCGGATTCTCGTCGCCGATTCGATCGATTCGGGACGACGCCCTCGAGCGGCCGGATCTAGCGTTCGCGACTGGCTTTCTCGCCTTCTTTGCACCGCTAGTCGTCGCCTCGCTACCGCTGTTCGTTGCCGCCTACGTCGCCGACCATCCGGCGGTGCTCGGTCTCGGGGCGCTCGTCTCGCTTCCGGCGCTGATCATCGCCGGCGCGCTGTTGATCGTCGGCGGTACGCTCGGTGCCGTCGTCGTCGGCGATCGGATCGCCGGTAGTTTCGGGACCGACACGCCGTCGCTCGGACGGTCGCTCGCGATCGGATCGGTCGTTTTCGGCTCGAGTCAACTCGTTCCCGTCGTCGGAACGCTGGTCGCGATCGGATTCGCGACCGTCGGCACCGGCGCGCTCGTTCGACGGCGGTTCGAGCCCTGGAGTGTCGACGATGATCGCACTCGGATGCGTGACGGACTGGCGCGAGCGAACCAGACGGCCAGCGCCTCGACGAACAGCCGGGAAACAGCGGACACGGACGAAACCGCCGTCTGGTCCTCGAGCGAGACCGAGAACGGCGCCACTGAGGCCGGACGGGACGCACCGACAGCGCTGGGTGAATGGGAGGACAATGGGCCGAACGACCAGAATCAGCCGGAACGACGGTGGTCCGACGGCGATTTCGTTCCGGACGGGAGAACCCATCCGGACGACCGCTGGACCGTCGACGACTGGGAGTGGGATATCGACACCGACGGGGAGCGCGACGAGGACGATCGACCTTCGGAGACCGACCGGTAGCACCGTTCGCGACGCCGAGCGACTCGCCTCAGATGTACTCGAGGAAGTTCACGAGGTAGACGACCGCGTTGAACAGGCCGTGGACCAGCGCGGGAACGACCAGATTGTCCGAGAGTTCGTAGAGAACGCCGAGATAGAGCCCCAGCGTCGTCACCGTGCCGAGACTCACGAGGACCGCTCCGAGATCCTCGCCCAGATAGGCGGGAAAGTGAACCATACCGAAGACGAGCGACGCGAGGACCACGGCGATCACCGTGGGAAACGTCTCGCCGAGGCGTGACTGGACGACGCCCCGATAGAGCAGTTCTTCGCCGGGACCGGTGAGGAAGATCGCGATCGGAATCCCGAGCAACAACAGGAGTGGGTACTCCCGACCCCGTTCGATGCCGGAGTGGGTCGTCCCCTCGCCGCCCGTTCCGAACGGGTCGAACAGGTCGACAACCAGCTGGTAGCCCATGGCGACGATGAACGCACCGACCAGCCCCACCGCGATCCAGCTCAGGTCCCGGATCGTGGGCTTGCGAATCCGGAGGAACTCGAGGACGAACGCCGGGTCGAACCCCTTTCGACGAACGATCAGGTACGTCAGGGCGAGTCCGCCGGCGCCGACCACGTTGAACGCGACCGACGAGGCGAGCTGGTGGATCGTCGCCTCGTCGTAGCCGAGCACGAGCAGCTGTACCTCAACCCCGACCGTAGCGGCGAGTCCGGTGAACCAGCCGCCGATGGCGAGGGCAAGACAGAGCGCGACGGCACGAACGCTCGCCGGAACGGGGACTCGATACCGTCGTCTCGTGGACACAGGTGCCCGTAATCACCAGCGACAAAAATAGGTACTGACCATCATCGAGTCGCGAGTGGAAGGCGACGTATTCGACGAACCTGTTCGAAAAATACGCATGAAAGTGTCTGTCACAGTATAAAAAGAATAATACGCCGGTTACGTATCTCAACGAATGGACATGCCAGGAGGAACCGATCAGACCCTTCGACCGTTTTTGTGGCGTGCAGCCAACCTGTATTCCGACACGGAGATCGTCTCCCGGAACCACGACGGAATGCAGCGATACACCTACAGCGAGTACGAGGACCGAACGAGCCGACTCGCGAACGCGCTCGACGAGTACGGCATCGAGGAGGGCGACCGAGTCGGGACGTTCTGCTGGAACCACTCTCGTCACTTCGAGACGTACTTCGCCGTGCCGTCAATCGGGGCACAGCTCCATACGATCAATCCGCTGCTTCCCGATGCACACATCCAGTATATCGTCGACAACGCCGACGATCGGCTGATTTTTGTCGATCAGTCGCTCGCACCGAAACTCGCGAGCGCGGTCGCCGACGCCGATGGCGACGAGTTCGCAGACGTCGAGTTCGTCGTGATGGGAAGCGAAGAGTCCGAACACCTCGAGGCGACGCCGTACGAGTCGTTCATCGACGGCCAAGACACCGACTACGACTGGCCCGATATCGACGAGGAGCAGCCGGCGGGGATGTGTTACACCTCGGGAACCACCGGAAACCCGAAAGGCGTCGAGTACACCCAGCAGATGCTCTGGGGCCACACGATGGCGACCCTGACGCCACAGGGGATCCCGATGGCCGACGACGACGTCGTGATGCCCGTCGTCCCGATGTTCCACGTCAACGCCTGGGGGATGCCGTTTTCGGCGACCGCAGGTGGGTCAAAACAGGTCTTCCCCGGCCCCTCGCCGGAGCCCGAAGACATCGCGAGCCTCATCGAAAACGAGGGCGTCACCATCAGCGCCGGCGTCCCGACGGTTTGGCTCGGCCTGATGGAGTACTGCTCGGAGCACGAGGTCGACCTCTCGACGCTCGAGACCGTGATCGTCGGCGGCTCGGCAGCGCCAAAGTCGATGATCGAGTGGTTCGACGATCAGGGCGTCGAAGTGCTTCACGCCTGGGGAATGACCGAGATGTCCCCGATCGGCTCCGTCTCCCACCTCAAATCCGATCTACAGGACGCTGACTACGACACCCAACTCGAGAAACGCGGCAAACAGGGGCTGATGGTCCCCGGCCTCGAGTTCAAGGTGATCGACGAAAACGACGAGGAGATCGCCTGGGACGGCGAGGAGTTCGGCGAACTGTGGGTGCGCGGTCCGTGGGTCACGAAGGAGTACTTCAAGCGCCCGGAGGCCAACGAGACGGACTTCGAGGACGGCTGGCTCAAGACCGGCGACGTCGTCACTGTCGACGAGGACGGCTACATCCAGATCGTCGACCGCGAGAAGGACGTGATCAAATCCGGCGGTGAGTGGATCTCCTCGGTCGAACTCGAGAACGCCGTCATGGCTCACGACGACGTCGCCGAGGCAGCCGTCGTCGGCGTGCCCCACGAGCGCTGGCAGGAGCGACCGGTCGCGTTCGTCGTTCCCGGAGAGGGCGTCGATCGGGGGACGCTGGTCCCCGAAATCAACGAGATGCTCGCCGACGAGTATCCCAAATGGTGGCTCCCCGACGAGATCGAATTCATCGAGGAGGTGCCGAAGACGGCAACGGGTAAGTTCTCGAAGAAGGACATCCGCGAGGAGTACGCCGACCAGTCCCTCGTCGAGGGTCAGGTTCCGGAAGACGCCGCGCCGGACCGAGACTGAACGCCGCTCGAGAGTGTTTTTTCGGCGCCGACCGAACTGCACACTGGAGTTCCGACACAGGCTCGGTTCGGCTCGTCACTCGCGCTCGAGGACGATCACGCCGGCAAGAATCGAGACGCCGCCGATGAGGGTCGCCGCGGTAACCGGTTCCGCGAACAGCGCAGCACCGAGGACGACCGTGACGGGCGGTTCGGCGGTGCTGACGATACTCGCTCGGCTGGCACCGATGTACTGCAGCCCGGCGAAAAACGCCACGACCGGAACCGCGGTCGCGACGACGGCGATACTGAGCAGAATTGCCCACGCCGACGGTGCCGTGGGGATCGCGAGTTGGCCGGTGGCCGTCCCGATACCGACGAACGACGCTGCAGCGGCGGGCAACACGTACGCGGTCAGGACCAGCGGATCGACCGTCTCGAGCACCGCTCGCGAGCCCGTGATGTAGCAGGCGTAGGCCAGCGCGGCGCCGAGGACGACGACCACGCCGACGAGCGACGCCCCGTCTGGGTTCGCACCGGTGACGAGGACGATGCCGCCGAAAGCCAGACACAGAGCCAGTAGCATAGCCCGGCTGATTCGCTCGCCGATCGTGAGGACCGCGAGAACGACGACGAACGCGGGATAGGTGTAGAGGACGATCGCGACTAGCCCGGCCGTCATGTACTCCAGCCCGAGGAAGTAAAGTCCGCTCTGTGCCGTGTAGCCGACGCCGCCGAGCGCGAGGGCAATCGCCAGCGGTCGCCCGCGGAGGATCGTCGCCTCTCCTCGCCAGGCGAGGAAGGCCCAGATGGCCACGCCGGCGAGCAGAAACCGAAAGACGAGCACCGTCGGAATCGACAGCCCCGCGCGTTGAGCGTAGATTCCAAAGATGCCGAGCGTTCCGAACCCGATTGCGGAGACGAGGATCAACGCGATACCGAGGTGTTCTGTCTCGAGAGACCGGTGAGAGAGATACTCAGTCATAGCGGATCGGGCCATCTGCTCGCAGTACCGCCTATCGGCTTACAAAGACACCGATTCGCGCGCCTCGCGGGGTGTGGCGAGTCGGAACCACCGACTGCAGTCATTCGAGGACGTGTGCCAGCTACACGAGGTCGTGCGACGACTACTCGAGGTCGTCCACCAACTCGCTCGCGACGCCGGTGTAGCCCGCCGGCGTCAACGCCGTCAGTTCCTCGCGGACGTCCTCGTCGACCTCGAGGTCGTCGAACATCGCGCGGAAGTCCTCGAGTGTGACGTCCTTACCCCGCGTGACGGCCTTGACGCGTTCGTAGGCGTCCTCTTGGCCCTCGCGGCGGAGGATCGTCTGGACGGCCTCGCCGATGATCTCGGGGGTGGACTCGAGTTCCTCGCGCATGACCTGCTCCGTGGGGACGACTTTCGAGAGCCCCGACGCAGTCTTGCCGTAGCCGATCAGACAGTGGGCGAACGCCGCGCCGATGTTGCGTTTGACGGTCGAGTCCGAGAGATCGCGCTGCAGTCGCGACGTGGTGATGTAGTCGGCGAGGAAGGTGAGATCCGAGTTCGCCTTCGAGAGGTTCCCTTCGCTGTTCTCGAAGTCGATCGGGTTGACCTTGTGGGGCATCGTCGAGGAGCCAGTCTCGCCCTCGACGGCCTCCTGGCCGAGGTAGCGATCGGAGACGTAGAGCCACATGTCGAGATCGAGGTCGAGCAGAACCTCGTTCGTCCCGCGGAAGGCGTCGAAGACGCTCGCGAGGTCGTCACACGGGTTGACCTGCGTGGTGAGGGGTTCGAAGCTGAGACCCAGATCCGTGACGAACGCCTCCGCGAAGGACGGCCAGTCGACGTCGGGGTAAGCCGCGTGGTGGGCCGCGTACGTGCCCGACGCGCCGCCGAGTTTGCCCCGAAGTTCGTCCGTCGCCCGCCGAATGCGGCCCGTCGCGCGCCCGAGGCGGGCGGCGTAGACGGCCATCTCCTTGCCGAACGTGGTCGGCGTCGCAGGCTGGCCGTGGGTCCGGGCGAGCATCGGGAGGTCGCGATAGTCGCGGGCCATCTCCGCGAGCGTTTCCCGCACGTCGTACAGTTCCGGAAGGAGCACCTCGTCGACCGCGTCGCGGACGAGCAGCCGGTGAGCGAGGTTGTTCACGTCCTCGCTGGTCAGTCCGAAGTGGATCCAGGCCGAGGCGTCGCTGCCCTCGGGCAGCCGGTGGCGAACGAAGTACTCGACGGCCTTGACGTCGTGGTTGGTCGCCTCGAACTCGGCGTAGCCCTCCGTCTCGAGGGTCTTGATCAGTCGCGCGTCTTCCTCCGCGAAGTGTTGATAGAGGCCGCGAAGCGCCTCGCGCTCGTCGTCACCGATCTCGAGCGGCGTCGCTTCGAGATCGGCCAGCGCGATCAGGTACTCGACTTCGACGCGGACGCGAGCCCGCATGAGCGCTGCCTCGCTGGCGTAGGGCGACAGCGGCGCGGTCCGGCTGCCGTAGCGGCCGTCCAGCGGCGAGACGGCGTACAGGGCGTTCGTGTCGGTCATTGAACGAGCCTTCCCTTACGCGCTCCAAAAGCGTGTCGAAACGCAGGCCGCGCGATGCCACGAGTATGCATATCTCGGAGAGGCCATGCGGAAATACTGCCGTTATGATACACGAATGTGGATATCTCGGTGGCCGAGACCGCAACCACTTTGGCCCTCGCGGGCGCGAGTTCGACCATGACGCGAATCGCCGGGATGGCCGGCAACCGAGGGCGTAACCTGTTGAACATCGCC
Above is a window of Natronorubrum tibetense GA33 DNA encoding:
- a CDS encoding ABC transporter permease, yielding MSPAVAAALCSVTLVGAESTLVTAQSVGGVDLRRPLAVAVGWTILTLVVGGTLLAGFSSPIRSIRDDALERPDLAFATGFLAFFAPLVVASLPLFVAAYVADHPAVLGLGALVSLPALIIAGALLIVGGTLGAVVVGDRIAGSFGTDTPSLGRSLAIGSVVFGSSQLVPVVGTLVAIGFATVGTGALVRRRFEPWSVDDDRTRMRDGLARANQTASASTNSRETADTDETAVWSSSETENGATEAGRDAPTALGEWEDNGPNDQNQPERRWSDGDFVPDGRTHPDDRWTVDDWEWDIDTDGERDEDDRPSETDR
- a CDS encoding CPBP family intramembrane glutamic endopeptidase; the encoded protein is MSTRRRYRVPVPASVRAVALCLALAIGGWFTGLAATVGVEVQLLVLGYDEATIHQLASSVAFNVVGAGGLALTYLIVRRKGFDPAFVLEFLRIRKPTIRDLSWIAVGLVGAFIVAMGYQLVVDLFDPFGTGGEGTTHSGIERGREYPLLLLLGIPIAIFLTGPGEELLYRGVVQSRLGETFPTVIAVVLASLVFGMVHFPAYLGEDLGAVLVSLGTVTTLGLYLGVLYELSDNLVVPALVHGLFNAVVYLVNFLEYI
- a CDS encoding DMT family transporter; the protein is MTEYLSHRSLETEHLGIALILVSAIGFGTLGIFGIYAQRAGLSIPTVLVFRFLLAGVAIWAFLAWRGEATILRGRPLAIALALGGVGYTAQSGLYFLGLEYMTAGLVAIVLYTYPAFVVVLAVLTIGERISRAMLLALCLAFGGIVLVTGANPDGASLVGVVVVLGAALAYACYITGSRAVLETVDPLVLTAYVLPAAAASFVGIGTATGQLAIPTAPSAWAILLSIAVVATAVPVVAFFAGLQYIGASRASIVSTAEPPVTVVLGAALFAEPVTAATLIGGVSILAGVIVLERE
- the purB gene encoding adenylosuccinate lyase; amino-acid sequence: MTDTNALYAVSPLDGRYGSRTAPLSPYASEAALMRARVRVEVEYLIALADLEATPLEIGDDEREALRGLYQHFAEEDARLIKTLETEGYAEFEATNHDVKAVEYFVRHRLPEGSDASAWIHFGLTSEDVNNLAHRLLVRDAVDEVLLPELYDVRETLAEMARDYRDLPMLARTHGQPATPTTFGKEMAVYAARLGRATGRIRRATDELRGKLGGASGTYAAHHAAYPDVDWPSFAEAFVTDLGLSFEPLTTQVNPCDDLASVFDAFRGTNEVLLDLDLDMWLYVSDRYLGQEAVEGETGSSTMPHKVNPIDFENSEGNLSKANSDLTFLADYITTSRLQRDLSDSTVKRNIGAAFAHCLIGYGKTASGLSKVVPTEQVMREELESTPEIIGEAVQTILRREGQEDAYERVKAVTRGKDVTLEDFRAMFDDLEVDEDVREELTALTPAGYTGVASELVDDLE
- a CDS encoding long-chain fatty acid--CoA ligase; this translates as MPGGTDQTLRPFLWRAANLYSDTEIVSRNHDGMQRYTYSEYEDRTSRLANALDEYGIEEGDRVGTFCWNHSRHFETYFAVPSIGAQLHTINPLLPDAHIQYIVDNADDRLIFVDQSLAPKLASAVADADGDEFADVEFVVMGSEESEHLEATPYESFIDGQDTDYDWPDIDEEQPAGMCYTSGTTGNPKGVEYTQQMLWGHTMATLTPQGIPMADDDVVMPVVPMFHVNAWGMPFSATAGGSKQVFPGPSPEPEDIASLIENEGVTISAGVPTVWLGLMEYCSEHEVDLSTLETVIVGGSAAPKSMIEWFDDQGVEVLHAWGMTEMSPIGSVSHLKSDLQDADYDTQLEKRGKQGLMVPGLEFKVIDENDEEIAWDGEEFGELWVRGPWVTKEYFKRPEANETDFEDGWLKTGDVVTVDEDGYIQIVDREKDVIKSGGEWISSVELENAVMAHDDVAEAAVVGVPHERWQERPVAFVVPGEGVDRGTLVPEINEMLADEYPKWWLPDEIEFIEEVPKTATGKFSKKDIREEYADQSLVEGQVPEDAAPDRD
- a CDS encoding M20 family metallopeptidase; the encoded protein is MSEDRARTTNRAVDDAFDPVAFLETAVQHASHEDVESMRMFLCETLEEHGVTPQIDQHGNVIATRGPADADTHLVLNTHIDTVSPHVPFERDSTGGEGSGETENGDVIRGRGSCDAKGPLAALLSAFFAVDPTHATGRVTLAITPDEEVLSIGAYELVSGAESPTRDADAVIVGEPTNLDVCTAAKGRFQGTIHLSGANAHAAEPETGVNAVAALESALAAIRTFDDRDDAPPAHPQLGEATLTPTVVEGGAATNQVPADCALTVDRRSVPPETADGFHAALTEQLRIAVPDDVGLEFRYTDRPTPFLEAWDTDPDARIVEVLSSASGGDVRPFAAATEASYFAADAPTVVFGPGVLADADGAVAHAPREYVRVDAVREAARALEETVLTIVE